Part of the Ziziphus jujuba cultivar Dongzao chromosome 8, ASM3175591v1 genome is shown below.
ctcacttcttgaagaaagcatttcacatccctatcacatcgtatttctgtaggattcaacttttctgcacattgtccatatatccattttagctttagcaaatattcatttcgatctatctcaatagaattgaaaatctcatcctctaactctgattttgtacatctcttgccgacggaaaccattatatttttaccatttcgatattcccaatcaccattatcattttgtaccaatgttccattgtataaaaccgcaattacaatgtcatcatcttccattttactacaaaattaaatgaataacattaaactaaatcaataaatatataaaattttgaataatattaaacaaacatattaactgtattaaaaaagttgattctgttttttttttcgggccaaatatagctttttcctactggcggaaaattggcggaaaactgacagaaaaatggcggaaaaatggcggaaaactggcggaaaattggcggaaaactggcggaaaactagCGGAAAATTGGCCGAAAACTGGCCGAAAATTGACGGAAATTTTGCGAAAACTGCCAAAATGGAGGAAATtagcggaaattcatctttttcgccaaatttcctccgtttttactgtttttcgcgatttttcagttttacacaaaatttctcccattttcaaaccatatgccacctaagtatctttaaaatcacatataacatctcataaattaatttcttacatacccatatcaaataaaaagcttaaaaaaccctaaactaataaaacttacaagaaaaaaaagaaagagaaaaaacaaaaaaaacacatatttccttactttcatctaataagaaaaaagataaaatttttacctgattttagtttgagatatgagaaaatacaaaaaaatgagagtgagaggcgatgagatgcaaagagtttagagaaaccccacgaacggctgtgtagaaaccccacccccatgaacggctgtgtagaggaagaaaggaaagggtgtaaaaaaaaccttttgcgtaattttcaattttatcaaggatatttttgtcccaaggtggctagttttttttaaaaaaaaaattttgctatttttctaaaatggagttgtaaggtggctatttatggGAAAAATCCACCAAAAAAGGACTAAAGGACACATGACCCGTAAAACGTGAAAATCGGACCGGACCTGGACAGAAGAAGCGGGCACAGAGACTCTCCCTAAAAACACAGAGGAGATCAACAAACAGAACGAAGCCCATACAATACTGTAACTGAAAACATAGACGAGACCCACAAACAGGACTCAAAGGCAACGACccataaacagaaaaaaaaaatgataaatactgGCTGGCAATGTTGCGTAGGTGTAAATGTGGCTGGGTTGAGCTCAAATTTGAACAACAGCTCAAGTGTTAATGGCTGGGCTGAGTTCAAATTTGAACAAccaatcttttgttttttgattaaGTGTAGCAATGTGAGCCAGATGGGGCAAAAtcgatttttaaaattctatttttatttttttagagaaTTTTTCACTCTATTTCTacagtttttctttctttttttttttagaggtggagatggaaatttctCAATCTAGGACAAGACAACTCATTTCCGACACCaccattctattttttttaaataattgatataaattttttgagaaatttatatataaaaatttcttttatgaaaGTCCATCCACATACAACTGACTAACTAAAAAACTTAagagaacataaaaaaaaaagtaaagaaaagaaaaaaaaagttattaaaaaaataaatgaaattattaaaaaaataaataaatatatatatcggaCTAGAGATGTTATTCCTCGATCCCGATCCGATCTTGATTCGGGCTTTACAATTTTACCTCGAATCAGCCCTGCAATgtcaatttttcattaaaaaactgCCTCATTGGGACCAGGTCGGGTCCGGAGAATAAAAAACCCAACCCGAACTTGACtcgctatatatatttattttttttaatataatttaatttatgttaaaaatgaTGTAAAGTAAACCCTAACTCTAAGaactcattttcttcttcttgcgGTCATTTCACCCTCACCTTCACCTCATAACTGCTGTCGCACCAGACCATTCACaccaactcattttcttctTGCCATCATCACCTTCACCTTCACCTTTTCACCTCACAGCTGCTATCGCACCATACATTCACCAAGCTGCCTCCAGTGCCATCAAGTTGTTGGCCCACCAAGCTTCACCACCACTAAGCTGTCGTTGCCACCACCAAGCTGCCGATCATCCCAAAACTGTAACCTCACTAAGCTTCTgaattcgttttttttttttttttcccactatgAGTTAGCTTGATTTATGGggattggattttttttgtttgattttgtgtttgtttggtggaaaatatgttttaatGTATATGATATGGAGTTGCTTATATTATGGTTGGATTTATAGTAATTTTTATGTATTGTCAATCGGTTTGGAAGGGTTTGGAACTTTGGTGTGCTGATGATGCTTGGATTCTTCGAATTCATTGTTTACTTTGTATTtgcttcctctctttttttttttcccaattttttggaccaatTCATTAAGATCAATTCATTATTCCAAACATACTCAGTAAATGATGtcgttatattttttattaggttCAAATTGCCAAAGAAAAAGCGCTAAGAGTTGGTAAATATaagtccaaaaaaagaaaaaaattaatgtcattctttcaaggaaataataCCAAACAAAAGGGTATGggggaagaaaaaacaaatgaaacaaaacaaaaataaaggcaAACAAATCTTATAAACTCCATGAAATTCAAAAACGGAAAAACTGCCTCGTCCCGTCCCCAATTGGGAAATCCCCTTCCTCGTTCCGCATCTAAATAAACTGGAAAACTGTGGGGATGGGATGAAAAATTTCCTGTCGGGACGGGGACGGGATTTGAAAAACCGATCCTGCGTTGTTCCGTTGACATTCCTAAacttaagtgttttttttttttttttccaatgataAAATGGATAGTTTCAATGGTTGAGCATCCCTTTTTATGGGTTTTGAGTAAGAAGATATAGGGGTTTGGATAATTTGtaatattcagaaaaaaaaaaaatcttctgttttttatttctttattgctatgaatttgttttaaatttttaattcaataacatcatcatcattattttagctactaatttgttttaaaactttaattcaataacatcatcatcatcatcatcatcatcatcatcatcatcatcattattattttataactcATGATCTTAAAGCATGAAAACTTGGTTATACAATTTTAGAATCTTGGTCATCCTTAGAAACCatgcatttaaattttatttttgttatctttCTAATAGGAAAGAAGATTTCCAATATGGTAACCTATATTATGCAAACGATgatatcatttaaatatatttttcaacaaaaaaagatatcatttaagtatatatgtgtatttatAAAGCAAAATCTAAATAGTGAAAGAATAGTTGGTAAAATCtagttgtaattattattagtgATGATTGACGTTAGCCATCTATATAACTTTCCTAATGCTTTTAAACATTACATTTCATAAGTCACATCTATGAGaacataaaaatagaataaatgggTATATCAATGCTAATATGTCTCTTTGTATTTCATTAGTGGTTTTTGTTATTTAAGctttgaaaagaaattaaacGAAACACAAGTCGCAATATAGTAGCGTTATTACCACTGCCCATTGCAAAATGTTTGTTTAGGTAACACCCCACTGCAAAATGTTGCACTATTACTATGACATTCAATCTCATGCCGGTAAAGTATTGCTTTGGCCATTAgtagttgtttttagtttttatttatgttgtgtatatgtttggtaaaataattcAATGTAAACAATAAGTATTGATTCTAACTTTGAATTCTAACCTAAAGAtaagaaaaattatacatacatatatatataattagtttttcTATGATGCAGAAAAATTATAAGTTTGAATTCTGATATATGATTATATGTAATCGGTGGGTGATGTTGTCCATATCAATCTTTCTATGATGTAGATATTAGTCTGTCTATGATGTAATCGATGGACGATGTTGTCCATATTAATTTTTCGATGATGCAGatttttgaaagtttttaatttacaattacaCATTAGATACACATATagtctaataaatttttaaaaataatatattatctgggtgtatttacaaattaaaaacttGCAGATGTCTACAtagtagaaaaattaaataataaatattaaaatatatttttttgcaatttatatagactctttgtttaataaaaaattaccttTTAATGCTCCCAAACTTTTAACATCTGTTtactaaaaatcaaattagattaaaatgacataaatttaaatccaaaAACCTAAATTAGAATGTCTTAAAttcaattaacccaaaaaaaataaaaaaaaatatttgaggtACAAAttgtgatttttaaaaataaaaaaatatatataagaaacagaggggctattttaaaatttatgctagattataaaacaaaaaattgaaaataaatataatttatatgaaatgaAACACCATGGTGCCGGTGATTTTGAGGATAAGAAAATGGGTATCAAGATTTGAAAGGAAGACTAGCAAAAATTGCATCTGCACATTGCTTTTTTCCTTGCTGCTATACTGTGGGATTGGCGTCTTCTGCAGCTTCTTGTTTTTTAAGATTCTATTACGATTAACGTGGCCATGTATAGTTTTGATGAGCTATTATTAGTGCAGTAGAAAACTAAATTTGCTtggtctaaaataattattgtgaAAAAGAGTTTTGAGTTTTGCATTATTGTTTGTTATTGTatcattgtattattgtttatataatattgtataatatattataatacacaaaaaaaaaaaaaaaaaaaaaaacacacacacacacacacttaaaTGACAGAAAAATTCTTCATTCCAGAGGTATTCACATCACTTTTGTGAACACCGAGAACATCCACAAACGCTTTCTTAAATCTGTATGTCCTGACTTCCTCCACGGCTTGCCTGACTTCCGATTCGGAACAATGTACTTATGCCACCCAAAATGTGTTTGCTCTTTGTGAAACAGTCAAAGAGGACATGTTGACTCCATTTCGTGGCCTCCTAAAAAAGACTCAATGATAAGGAAGCTTTCAGCATCCCCCGGTGACAAACATTGTTTCGGACGGCACCATGCTGTCAATCACTATAACAGCCGGAGAAGAACTAGCAACTCCTGTGGTGTTGTTTTACACTATCTCTGCTTTTTCTTTCATTGGCATAAAACAATATCctactatggttgaaaagttaagCCATCAGCCAAATACAGGTGAGAGTAGTGATGAAAACATCTTCAAATGTCaaggtttaattttatagaaatattgaaaaaaaaaattaatgaaattataaaaattataaatattttattaaaatttatacctgataaataattttaaaaatgctaAAACAGTTGATAATGTATCACTATACAATTAAAACCtttataaaacaatttataactgttaaattaataatatatatatataaaataaatataatcatcattataatgtaaaattttatctatcatcatttttttaacatttagaattcttaaaaaaaataaataataaatatatttttttgaatattaactTAGCAACTAttttgctttattattattcgtaatatttcattatatttaataatattttatacaagCTACTTTATTTCTTTGAAATGTTTTAATGCAATTTTGATGGAAATAATTGATGTTCTGAGCCTACTTACTTCATTCATttgcaaaattttcaaacattcTCTTCAAATAttacttttccaaattttttcctTCCTAAATCTTTCCATGAAAAGGTTgagtacctttttatttttatttttttactctattttaaaataacaaatattttaaaagaactttaattatataattttatcttttatatttatttatttagaatatTTATAGAGTGAACTCAAATCCCACGTCGGCCAGGAAAAAAGTTGAATAAcactttatattaatttttgagtGTGCACTTGATAACCAAATTGAATAGATTGTTTTGATTTTTCGAGGTCCAACGAAAAATCAAATTGGACTACTCCTGTAGTCAAGAGAAAGCCCAAACTTTTTGGTGACAAATAGGAGCCACACAGGACTACAAGACGATGACCCATTACTGAAGAAGCATCAGGACTTAAACAGAAGAAGACAGCCAGACAAAAGAAGGCCCACACAGAAGACTTAAAACAGAAGAGACCAATAAAAAGGGACCAAAAAAGGGGCAAATAGGACCCACACAGGACTGAAAGACACTGACCCGTTAGAGGAAGCCGAATGAAGGCCCACACACGACTAAAAACAGAAGAGAGACTCCAAAAAAAGCACCCAAACAAAAGGGACAAGACAATGACCCGTTAGAGGAAGCCAGTGGAGCCGgatagtgtgtatatatatgttaatggcGTTACAATTGGGCTGAGCTCAAATTTGAACAACCAATCTTTGTTTTTAATAGATTGTACAATCTTAGAATCTTGATCATCCTTAGAAActaaacatataaattttatttttgatatccGGGTATTTTTGGGCCCTGTGCTGGTGGAATTTATAGTTCATTAGAAACTAATGGCCTGAGTGACTAGGTGGTGTCTCAATGCTGGAACAACACCAACTCCTCTCAGTCCAAAAACCTCTGCAGAACACATGAGAAAGctataaagaaattaagaaagCAAAATAAGATAACCGCGTCGAAGAGTTTTAGGGCTTATTTAATTAGCAAAGATAATGTGAGAAATAATTTTGACATGGCAAATTTTAATTGGCCAATGTATACCACATTGGTTGTACACCATGTGCACTGAACcacgttttattttattataatgtcttcctcattttttgttttaatggcTAGTTATCCTGTCCCTCTTAGGCTTTGACTTTTAGATTTGAGTCAGACGTCAACACATATGTCAGattcttgatatatatatatataattttttttttttccctacaaaGATTCTAGAAAGTTTGATGTTAAAGATGGTTGACATTTATGAAGCTTTTGCCTTAATTTCTCTAACTTTACAATTTCCCTAGAAGAAACTTCCACTGGGAATTTGTTTGCTGCTCAATCAGACTTAGATTGAAATCAAAGAATTGTTTAGAGCatctgaaaattatattttattgtatttgaatgaacaaaaaaaataataataataataataaaatttatgttaCTACATTTCATAGAGTTGCATgtagggagagaaaaaaaaaaaatcttctttgttattgaaaacaaaaaatgtttgtTGGTCTGATATACAATACAGTTAGATTCATTTTctataggctttttttttttttttttttgattgcaTAGATAggtatattcattttttataggCTTTTTTCTTAATTGTTGGCATTTAATGTTTTTGGCATTTAAGGAGACTCTCTGCTGGTTACCACCTATCAATCAATTTTtgcaatgaaataaaataaataaaatgtcaaaTCTCTTGTATTTCTTATCAAGTGAGATAGATTTGAGGCATCCATAACGTTTAAACACGCCTTTAGTGGTTTTCTTGAACCCTAAgaagagaaaattaattttctacaAAATAAAATGGAGTGAGGGTGTTGATCATAAGTTATTCTCATACCAATTTCTTTTCTATcattatttcaattattttattttgttttgtatatgGAAGTTGAGAATCCTCTGTTGAAATCTTTAtctgataaaaataattaattcaccATCAAAcctttcttatatatattttttaagtagcTCAACTACTCTTGAAATGTTTCCATTGGCCAATCAATTACTAAGgtgatccaaaaaaataaaagaaaaaaaattgatttgaagTTTATTTAAAGTATTATTTAGTGGTTAAAAATTTGCTTGTGGAATTACAATCCCAAGAAGAAGtagaaatttttaattaataataagtacgATAGTTCTGATGTTGCTTCAAGAGAATCAAGAAAGCACCTACTCTACTAGCCTCCATTATATTTTTCCTACCCTACTCAATCCTTAAATACATATGCTCCACATGGCACATCCATTGAGAAAAAAATAGCTGAGCTCCATGcttttttatacttttgaatTTGATGCCCAAATTAATCAGCCTTAAATGgcaaattaagattaaaataaaaaaataaaaaaagaaagaaagaaattcagTAGGCTTTAGAGGaaaatttcaatattcaaaaatacGGTACCATAATCCTCAActattaataaattgaataatgAGGCTCACATTTGAATGCTTCTTTTTTAGTAAATCACATGTGAATTCTTCTGGTTGTtgttgtctatatatatatatatatatatatacacacacacacatatattagtGTTCGCAAAGTAACAATAACACctctttcatttcattttacaTGAATATGTACCTTAGTATAATAGGAAATTACATAACATCCTTTCACATTTCATATTCATTACAATTTTACaacatattttttgaaattctcACTTACATAaatcatcaaatttttatgtaaatacaATCAATTAAACACTCATTAAGGTTTGTAATATTTTACAGcttaattaaccaaataaattattaacattCAGACTTGCACATTTCAGATTCAAAAGagacaaaaggaaaaataaaaaaaaaatcatgttgtcCCATAAGAGTGATCTTTGCTTTATTTCTCCCAATAAAGATGCCAAAAGCATGTTTAAAAAGACTTTGGctcaccaaaataaaagaaaaaatgtttgaAAAGACAGAAATATGGTTTCTTGTTCCCAGGTCCAACCTTTTGGCGGTTGTCTACTTTATGACTAACAGTACCAGATGATATTGATGTTTGTCAAATGGGTTTTTGAAAAGTAGATGAAAAATTAAGCGGTCCCAACTGCAAGTCTGCAACCaccaaatatcaataaatatataaattaattattttaccaaaaactgaaaagatttactaaatttaatttcaatttgctACCTTGCCaggaagaaaatattaataaaaaataagtttgcTTCCAATTGTGttgtatcataattttttcttcttaagttatcaatttacattttattcagACATCCAAGTTTTGCACTCAAATTTTGATTACAACGCTCTTAAAATTTGACTAAACCCCATGATTATTAGCTTGGCTGATAATTTTCAGTGAGGTTTTAAGATCTGATATGATTTTGGTTGTGGGATTGTTTACCAACCCTTcattttttacttctttttaaaGCTGACTGTACATATGATCACCAACCagaattatttaatataaatatatatatttaccaaaccTTCATTTTGActgtcaattttatttatttattttttgcagagAAGAAGAATTTGAGTATTAATTGTTGTTGGTGGAGGGTTAGAATGCAATATGCAAAGAAGAGCTGATCGTGTATGAGTGGTCATTGGTGGGACTACTCAGTAAGAAAACAACAACAGCTACTTACAGCAGAAGAGCTCCATTGGATCTTTATGTaagcttctctctctttctctgtgttCTGTGGGTTTCTTACGCATTTTGAGTTTCTGGTAATACATTTGCTCTCTCTATTATCATAAAAACCTTTCATGTCATgcttattatttatcatcataTACTTGGATTTTGGGTGTATAATCGAGGATACACTATATTGGAGGATTTCAGAAGGCAACGggggaaaatattattaatgcagttctttttaacaaatttaagtttttttggACCAATGTCCATTTCACTATTTAGGCAGACATGGAGGAGGGTTCGAGTCTAATATGCTATATACTGAAATtaaaccccctttttttttttttttctcaccacTCCCCACCACaaccacaccccccccccccccccccccccccccccccccctcctaaATGTTTGTTTTACATTATTCTTTTGTTGGTATTCTTACTTCAACAAACTATTGCTGGATTTGctacaaagaacaaaaagagaagggtttcatttcaatatatattttattagactCAAATCCTCCTCTATGTGTGTCTAAATAGTGAAAAGGACTTTGCTCCAAAACCCAGactaacaaacaaaagaaattcttttgtaattaatttcctttttttcttctatcttATCTTGTTTGTTCTTAGCCAGAACCTCtgattcctctctctctctcttttttttttttttttttttttttttttttttcctttattagtttttttatgtTGACCTATTGATTGTATATTCCAACATCTCTTGTCACAAGAAATTTTCGCAAGAAAATTGATCATTGGTAATAAGGGTATTAGGACTATCTAAAAGCCACATTGAGTTGCAGAGGAGAAattctctttctatttcttgATCTGCATTTTAGTAAAGTTCTCAGTTTTGATTGTTTTAGGATCGAATATGTTGAAGAGAATTGTGTTAGTCTTGCTCATTGGGTTGCTGGCATGGGCATATCAGAACATCCGACCTCCGCCTCCTAAAATTTGTGGCTCCCCAGGTGGTCCACCCATCACAGCTCCTAGAGTGAAGCTGAGGGATGGAAGGCATTTGGCCTACAAGGAGCATGGTGTGCCAAGAGAAGTTGCCAAATATAAGATTATCTACGTTCATGGCTTCGGTTCTTGCAGACATAATGAGCTGATAGTATCAAACATGTCTCCGGTACTTAATTCCTAACTTCTATGGATTTCTAgacaaaatatttgttttagagACTGATTTCATTGTTTGTATTCTTCTCAGGAAGTTGTCCAAGAGCTAGGTGTTTATGTTGTGTCTATCGACAGACCCGGCTATGGAGAAAGTGATCCCGATCCTAACCGAACACTGAAGAGTTTGGCTTTAGATATAGAAGAGCTTGCTGATCAGTTGGGACTTGGATCCAGATTTTATGTGATTGGATTTTCTATGGGTGGCCAAGCTGTCTGGGGTTGCCTCAAATATATCCCTAATAGGTAATAAATACCAAATTACCTCTATTTATCCATTTGGAAATTGCAAAGTTCAATTAGGCCTATTCCTATACTATGTGGTTAGACAAGTATATATTGTTCTCAAAAGCTTGTACTGTTAGAAAGTTTGTCTAAGTCCAATTGTGTATATCAAGCttaacatatacatacacaatttcatgaataaaataatggaatataaattttttcatgATTATTTTTGTGTGAAATATCTCACGAATAATCTTCAATTTGAAATATGCTTCCAATTGAACGTTTTGAATGCTGACTGCAGGCTAGCAGGAGCAACACTAGTTGCTCCTGTTGTGAACTACTGGTGGCCAAGTTTTCCTGCAAATTTGTCCACAGAGGCCTACTACAAACAACCAGCTGGGGATCAATGGACACTCCGGGTTGCTCACCATATACCATGGCTAATCTATTGGTGGAACACTCAGAAATATTTTCCAGCTTCCAGTGTTATAGCTCAAAACCTTGAAATTTTCTCACCTCAAGATTTAGAAATTCTTGTGAAGATTTCTGGTCCTCAGAGAGAGAATTACAAGGTACTTATATTACAACCTGAAGCAGTTTAGTTATGAGCTATGATTCACAGTACGTGATCACTACGTGGTGCATTATCCTTGGTATGTTCTATATCAGCCGTCACCAAGAAGGTTGTATTGGAAGCAAAATGAATATGTAACCGATATAATGGAACTTGGTATTAATAGTAAATGCAGATAAGCCTACTAGAGTTCATATGATCAGGtttgaaaggaaaatacaaaaaagtgAGTTTCATCTTCGATGTGTTTCTAGTGTAGCACGCATTTTGTTGAACTTGGAGTTAAGTAGGAAAGGCATAACGTAAACCATGTGTTTCTTTCCTCTAGATTTTATTCTGAGAATGTGAGTCTTGCTGATATCACAACCACCAGTTCCTTTAAATGAGAGATATTATGTTGCATCGTTCGTTTGGATATAGAAGATGTTCATTATCAAAAAAAGTACTAAAGTcacaattttctaatttgttatTGCTGTTAATaagatgatttttcttttttctctgttttgtgGTGTTATTTGCAGTCTCAAGTGAAGCAGCAAGGAGAATTTGAATCCCTCCATCGAGATATGATGGTTGGATTTGGTAAATGGGATTTTGATCCCATGGATCTCGAGAATCCTTTCAGTAACCACGAAGGTTCTGTGCATATATGGCAGGGTGATGATGATAGGCTTGTGCCAGTTACACTGCAAAGGTACATTGTCAACAAACTTCCATGGATTCACTACCATGAGATACCACGTAGTGGACACATGTTTCCATATCTCGATGGCATGAGTGAAGCCATCTTAAAGGCTCTTGTATTTGGCGAGAAGTAGTCTACTTTTGGTTGGAGTGAGATgttctttttggttttcttactctactttgtttgattttctatttgatatatatttgattttgagaGAAGAGACTGCAGATTGCAGGTATTGTTGTACAGTTTGGTAGTTCTAGAGATGTACTGGGACAGAGTAGCCCCAAAAAGATTCTATTAACAACTGAAAGCATTCCCACCACTGATTGCACGTTGGGAAATGCAGTTTTCTCAAAATGTCAAACAGTTTGCATGAATGCTAGAGAAGTTATGAAATTCCATTTGAAATGCTTGTTTTCTATATGTTAGTTTCCTTGTGTATCAAAACTGAAACATACACATCAATACTGGTATTGATAGGTAAGCTCAATAATACTTGGAAAAGTTGAAATCTTCCTTAAGAAAGATTAACCAACCGAGAGATAAAAGGACTTTCACTTTCAAATTATTATCTTTAAAGTCATTAAAGCACAAAAGTGAAATTATAGTATCTGGCGGGTTGGAAAGTGATA
Proteins encoded:
- the LOC107413050 gene encoding uncharacterized protein LOC107413050; amino-acid sequence: MLKRIVLVLLIGLLAWAYQNIRPPPPKICGSPGGPPITAPRVKLRDGRHLAYKEHGVPREVAKYKIIYVHGFGSCRHNELIVSNMSPEVVQELGVYVVSIDRPGYGESDPDPNRTLKSLALDIEELADQLGLGSRFYVIGFSMGGQAVWGCLKYIPNRLAGATLVAPVVNYWWPSFPANLSTEAYYKQPAGDQWTLRVAHHIPWLIYWWNTQKYFPASSVIAQNLEIFSPQDLEILVKISGPQRENYKSQVKQQGEFESLHRDMMVGFGKWDFDPMDLENPFSNHEGSVHIWQGDDDRLVPVTLQRYIVNKLPWIHYHEIPRSGHMFPYLDGMSEAILKALVFGEK